The Parambassis ranga chromosome 1, fParRan2.1, whole genome shotgun sequence genome includes a region encoding these proteins:
- the pcdh10a gene encoding protocadherin-10a isoform X3 — protein sequence MIWLIFLLSILDGAVSQLHYSVPEEQEPGSVVGNIAEDLGLDITKLSARRFQTVPSSRTPYLEVNLENGALLVKEKIDREEICKQTIPCLLHLEVFLENPLELFRVEIEVMDINDNPPSFPETDISVEISESAIPGTRFPVENAFDPDVGTNALSTYAITNNNYFYLDVQTQSDGNKFAELVLEKPLDREQQAVHRYVLTAVDGGIPQRTGTALLVVKVLDSNDNAPTFDQSVYTVNLRENSPVGTLVIQLNATDVDEGQNGEIVYSFSSHNTPRIKDLFNIDARTGRIEVAGEVDYEESSTHQIYVQAKDLGANAVPAHCKVLVKLVDVNDNTPEIGFSTVTESVSEQDAPGTVIALFSVSDRDSGENGQMSCEILGDVPFKLKSSFKNYYTIVTDGPLDRENTDSYTITVVAKDKGQPSLATSKSIKVHVSDENDNAPRFTQAVYDVYVTENNVPGAFIHAVSALDPDVGQNALITYSILECDIQGMSVDTYVSINQDTGYLYALRSFDYEQLKEFSFMVQAKDSGAAELFSNATVNVIIVDQNDNAPSVIAPIGKNGTAKEHLPRSAEPGYLVTRIVAMDADDGENARLSYSILRGNEMGMFRMDWRTGELRTARRISPKRDPQGYYDLLIEVRDHGQPPLSSSASVSVILVDSVVEGRSGDRGSASKAKETSLDLTLILIIALGSVSFVFLLAMIVLAVRCQKDKKLNLYTCLLAGDCCLCCGSCCSRQARGRKQKKLSKSDIMLVQSTNVTSGVGPVGQVPVEESGVGGVGGGFGSHHHQNQNSYCYQVCLTPESAKTDLMFLKPCSPSRSTDTDHTNPCGAIVTGYSDQQPDIISNGSILSNETKHQRAELSYLVDRPRRVNSSAFQEADIVSSKDSGHGDSEQGDSDHDATNRGHSAGADLFSNCTEECKALGHSDRCWMPSFVPSDGRQGPDYRSNLHVPGMDATLPDTEPAKGFASSFHVDLSETA from the exons atgaTTTGGTTAATATTCCTGCTCTCCATCCTGGATGGAGCTGTCTCTCAGCTACACTACTCCGTGCCAGAGGAGCAGGAACCTGGCTCTGTGGTTGGGAATATTGCAGAGGATTTGGGGCTGGACATTACCAAACTTTCCGCTCGCCGCTTCCAAACGGTGCCTAGTTCACGGACACCTTATCTGGAGGTGAACTTAGAGAACGGTGCGCTCCTGGTGAAGGAGAAAATTGACCGGGAAGAAATCTGTAAACAGACCATCCCGTGCCTATTGCACCTGGAGGTGTTTCTGGAAAACCCGTTGGAGCTCTTTCGCGTGGAAATTGAGGTGATGGATATCAACGACAATCCACCCAGCTTTCCCGAGACAGACATTTCCGTGGAAATATCTGAGAGCGCTATACCCGGGACGCGTTTCCCGGTGGAGAACGCCTTCGACCCTGATGTTGGCACAAACGCGCTCAGCACTTATGCCATAACGAATAATAACTATTTTTACCTCGACGTGCAGACACAGAGCGACGGGAACAAGTTCGCGGAGCTGGTGCTGGAGAAGCCGCTGGACAGGGAGCAGCAGGCGGTGCACCGCTATGTTCTGACGGCTGTGGATGGGGGCATCCCGCAGCGGACCGGGACGGCTCTCCTGGTCGTTAAAGTTCTGGACTCTAATGACAACGCGCCTACATTTGACCAGTCTGTGTACACGGTTAACTTGCGGGAAAACTCCCCCGTGGGCACTCTGGTCATTCAGCTTAATGCCACGGATGTTGACGAGGGACAGAACGGGGAAATAGTTTATTCCTTCAGCAGTCACAACACCCCGCGGATAAAGGACTTATTCAATATTGATGCCAGAACGGGGAGGATAGAGGTGGCGGGTGAGGTGGACTATGAAGAGAGCAGCACGCACCAGATTTATGTCCAGGCTAAAGATCTTGGAGCTAATGCGGTCCCCGCGCACTGCAAAGTGTTGGTCAAACTCGTGGACGTGAACGACAACACACCGGAGATCGGGTTCAGCACTGTGACTGAATCTGTGAGCGAGCAGGACGCCCCTGGTACCGTGATCGCACTTTTTAGCGTGTCAGACCGGGACTCTGGTGAGAATGGACAGATGAGCTGTGAGATTCTCGGAGACGTTCCATTCAAGTTGAAATCCTCTTTTAAAAACTACTACACCATTGTGACAGACGGACCGCtggacagagagaacacagattCATACACCATCACTGTGGTGGCCAAAGATAAAGGTCAGCCTTCACTCGCTACCAGCAAGTCCATTAAAGTGCACGTCTCCGACGAGAATGACAATGCGCCCCGTTTTACGCAGGCTGTTTATGATGTGTATGTGACTGAGAACAACGTGCCCGGTGCTTTCATTCACGCTGTGAGTGCTTTGGACCCAGACGTAGGACAGAATGCTCTCATTACTTACTCCATATTGGAGTGTGACATACAGGGCATGTCTGTGGATACATATGTGTCCATAAACCAGGACACCGGGTACCTTTACGCGCTGCGCTCTTTTGATTACGAGCAGCTGAAGGAGTTTAGCTTTATGGTCCAGGCTAAGGACTCTGGTGCTGCTGAGCTCTTCTCTAATGCTACTGTAAATGTGATCATTGTTGACCAAAATGACAACGCACCTTCTGTCATTGCCCCTATCGGTAAGAATGGCACAGCCAAAGAGCACTTGCCGCGCTCTGCGGAGCCTGGCTACCTTGTGACGCGCATTGTGGCCATGGATGCTGATGATGGCGAGAACGCACGCCTGTCCTACAGCATCCTGCGGGGCAACGAGATGGGAATGTTCCGCATGGACTGGAGAACAGGAGAGCTGAGGACGGCCCGCAGGATCTCTCCCAAGCGGGACCCGCAGGGCTACTACGACCTGCTGATCGAAGTGAGGGATCACGGGCAAccccctctctcctcatccGCCAGTGTCAGTGTAATATTAGTGGACAGTGTGGTTGAAGGCCGCAGCGGAGATCGTGGTTCGGCCTCAAAGGCAAAGGAGACCTCCCTTGATCTCACTCTCATTCTCATCATCGCCCTGGGCTCCGTTTCCTTTGTCTTCCTCCTGGCTATGATCGTACTGGCTGTGCGCTGCCAAAAGGACAAAAAGCTCAACCTGTACACGTGCCTGCTCGCCGGTgactgctgtctctgctgtggcTCGTGCTGCAGCAGGCAGGCTCGTGGCCGGAAACAGAAGAAGCTAAGTAAATCCGACATCATGTTAGTTCAGAGCACCAATGTGACGTCAGGGGTCGGGCCCGTGGGACAGGTGCCCGTGGAGGAGTCAGGTGTGGGCGGCGTGGGAGGAGGTTTCggctcccaccaccaccagaaCCAGAACTCCTACTGCTACCAGGTGTGTCTGACACCGGAGTCTGCCAAAACGGATCTGATGTTTCTCAAACCGTGCAGCCCCTCGCGCAGCACTGACACAGATCACACCAACCCCTGCGGCGCCATAGTCACGGGTTACAGTGACCAACAACCGGACATCATATCTAACGGCAGCATTCTCTCTAATGAG ACAAAACACCAGCGAGCAGAACTCAGCTATCTGGTGGACAGACCCAGGCGTGTCAACAG TTCGGCATTCCAAGAAGCAGACATTGTCAGCTCTAAAGACAGCGGTCATGGTGACAGCGAACAGGGCGACAGTGACCATGATGCCACAAACCGGGGTCATTCAGCCG